The genomic region GAAACCCAGTCCACTTGTGTACGGCACCGCGCATGCGGGCGCCGTTGGCTGACACCGCGCCCTGGACGGGCACGGTGTCGAACTGCATCGATGCCGCCGCGCGTCACGCGGCGGCATCGATTACTTCTTCTTCTTGGGAGCGAGCACCATGATCATCTGGCGCCCTTCCATCTTCGGCATTTGCTCGACCTGACCGACCTCGTCGAGATCGGTGCGCAGGCGTTCGAGCATGCGCATGCCGATTTCCTGGTGAGCCATTTCGCGGCCGCGGAAACGCAACGTGATCTTCGTCTTGTCGCCTTCCTCGAGGAAGCGCACCAGATTGCGAAGCTTGACGTTGTAATCGCCATCGTCGGTACCCGGGCGGAACTTCACTTCCTTGACCTGGATGACCTTCTGCTTCAGCTTCGCTTCGTGCTGCTTCTTGGATTCCTGGTACTTGAACTTGCCGTAGTCCATCAGACGGCAAACGGGGGGAACGGCCTGCGGCGCGATTTCCACCAGATCAACATCCAGCTCTTCCGATTTACGGAAGGCATCGGCGAGTTTCACGATGCCGATGGGCTCTCCATCGACTCCAACCAGACGCACTTCCGGCGCGTTGATTTCACCGTTGATGCGATGCGACGACTTATCAGTAGCGATGTTACGTTTCCTCTAAAAATTAAAAAAACGAGCCGCGCTGCCGGGGCGGTTACTTGAACGCCCGCAGATCCTGCTGCAGGTGCTCAACGAAGGCTTCGACCGGCATTACGCCAAGCTCGACGCCGCCACGGGCACGCACGGCTACCGTTTGTGCTTCACGCTCCTTGTCACCGACGACCAGCAGGTACGGGACTTTCTCGAGCGCATGTTCGCGTATTTTATAGCTAATCTTCTCGTTGCGCAAATCGGCCTCCACCCTAAGCCCTTGTTTTTGCAACGATTGGGCCAAAGACCCCGCGTAATCGGCCTGGTTTTCCGCAATATTCATGACGATAGCCTGCACCGGAGCGAGCCAGGCGGGCATCGCGCCGGCGTGGTGCTCGATCAGGATGCCAAGAAAACGCTCCATCGAGCCGACGATCGCGCGGTGCAGCATGACCGGCCGGCGGCGGCCGTTGTCCTCGGCCACGTACTCGGCGCCGAGGCGCTCCGGCAGCACCATGTCGAGTTGCAGCGTGCCGCACTGCCAGGAACGGCCGAGCGCATCCTTGATGTGGTACTCGATCTTGGGGCCGTAGAACGCGCCTTCACCCGGCAGTTCCTCCCACGCGAGTCCGCACGCGGTCAGCGCGTCGCGCAGCCCCTGCTCCGCGCGATCCCAGGTTTCGTCGGTGCCGGCGCGCTGGTCCGGGCGCAGCGACAGCTTGATCGAGATCTGATCGAACCCAAAATCCTTGTAGACGCTCATCGCCAGTTCATTGAACGCGATCGACTCGGCGATGAACTGGTCCTCGGTGCAGAAGATGTGCGCGTCGTCCTGCACGAAGCCGCGCACGCGCATCAGGCCGTGCAGCGCGCCCGAAGCCTCGTTGCGATGGCACGAGCCGAATTCGGCGTAGCGCAGCGGCAGGTCGCGGTACGAGCGCAGGCCATGATTGAAGACCTGCACGTGGCCCGGGCAATTCATCGGCTTGATCGCGTAGTCGCGCTTCTCCGACTCGGTGGTAAACATGTTCTCGCGATAGTTCTGCCAGTGGCCCGACGCCTCCCAGAGCGAGCGGTCCATGATCATCGGCGTCTTGATCTCGAGATAGCCGGCCTCGTTGACGCGGCGGCGCATATACTGCTCGACCTGCTGCCAAAGCGCCCAGCCCTTCGGGTGCCAGAACACCATGCCCGGCGATTCCTCCTGCATGTGGAACAGGTCGAGCTGCTTGGCGAGCTTGCGGTGATCGCGCTTCTCCGCCTCTTCCAGCATGTGCAGATAGGCGTCCTGGTCTTCCTTCCTGGTCCAGGCGGTGCCGTAGATGCGCTGCAACTGCTCGTTCTTCGAATCGCCGCGCCAGTAAGCGCCGGCCACCTTCATCAGCTTGAACACCTTCAGCTTGCCGGTGGACGGCACGTGCGGGCCGCGGCACAGGTCGGTGAAGCCGCCGTGCGAGTAGAGCTTGATCTCGTCGCTCGACGGGATCGATTCGATGATCTCGGCCTTGTACTTCTCGCCGATGCCGCGGAAATAGTCCACCGCCTCGGCGCGCGAGACGACGCGCCGCGACACCGGCTCGTCCTTCTTCGCGAGCTCCTGCATGCGCTTCTCGATCTTGGCGAGGTCTTCCGGCGTAAACGGGCGGCTGTACGAGAAGTCGTAGTAGAAGCCGTTGTCGATCACCGGCCCGATCGTCACCTGCGCCTCCGGATACAGATCCTTGACCGCATAGGCAAGCAGGTGCGCCGCCGAGTGGCGAATGATGTCGAGGCCGTCGGCATCCTTGTCGGTCACGATCGCAAGCGACGCGTCGTGATCGATCAGCGCGGACGTGTCGACGAGTTCGCCGTCGAGCTTGCCGCCGAGCGCGGCCTTGGCGAGACCGGGGCCGATCGAAGCGGCCACTTCGGCGACGGTCACCGGATGCTCGTACTGTCGAACTGAGCCGTCGGGCAGGCGTATCGAAACCATAAGGGCACTCTCCGTGATGCCGACTGGACGCGGCAGGCAATGCGTTGAAAACGACCAAAAAAAATGCGGCCCCGCTTTCGAGGGGCCGCATTCTGAAGCATCCAAACTACTGGCGAACAGGTTCCTCGACTAGCGTCGTTCCGAAGTGGTTTCGGTCAACGTTCGCGGTGTCATCACCTTGTTCGCCTTGTGAGTAGAAGTGTCTACTGCCGCTTCGGCACGACGCGCCGGAGCCAATGTCGTTGGTAGGCTCGATTGGATTCGAACCAACGACCCCCACCATGTCAAGGTGGTGCTCTAACCAACTGAGCTACGAGCCTGAAGAAACGAGATTATATGGACCTTTTTCCGCCGTGACAAGCAATTTGTGCAGCGCGAAGCCGCGGCCCGGCACCGGGCGGCGGCGTGCTCAGCTCTTGCGCGTGGCGCGCACCACGCCGGCCACCTCGCCGAGCAGCGTGCAGGCGCGCTGCACCTGTGCCGAATTCGATACCTCGACCGTGAACTGCATGACGGCGGCATTGCGGCGGCTCTGCGTCTTCACGCCGGTCACGTTCATCTTCTCGCGCGCGAACACCTCGGAAATGTCGCGCAGCAGCCCTTGCCGGTCGCTCGCGTCGATGATCAGGTCGACCGGATAAACCGATGCGCCGCGGCCGCCCAGCACGTCGGCCGACCAGGTCGTCTGCAGCACGCGTTCGGGAGCGCGCTCGGCCATGCGCTGGAACATCGGGCAGTCGCTGCGATGGATCGACATGCCCTTGCCGCGCGTGACGAAGCCGCTGATCGGATCGGGCGGTGCCGGCCGGCAGCAGCGCGCGAGTTGCGTGAGCAGCGCGTCGACGCCAACCACCAGCACACCCGTGGAGGCGCCGTGCGCGACGCTCGCGCCGCTGCTGCGCTTCTCGAACTGCTCCGGCGCCTCCGCTTCGGGCTCGGGCGGCGGCGCGTCGGACAACGCCTGCTCGATATGGCGCAGGCTGAACTCTTCCTTGCCGACCGCGGCGAACAGT from Burkholderia glumae LMG 2196 = ATCC 33617 harbors:
- the thrS gene encoding threonine--tRNA ligase — its product is MVSIRLPDGSVRQYEHPVTVAEVAASIGPGLAKAALGGKLDGELVDTSALIDHDASLAIVTDKDADGLDIIRHSAAHLLAYAVKDLYPEAQVTIGPVIDNGFYYDFSYSRPFTPEDLAKIEKRMQELAKKDEPVSRRVVSRAEAVDYFRGIGEKYKAEIIESIPSSDEIKLYSHGGFTDLCRGPHVPSTGKLKVFKLMKVAGAYWRGDSKNEQLQRIYGTAWTRKEDQDAYLHMLEEAEKRDHRKLAKQLDLFHMQEESPGMVFWHPKGWALWQQVEQYMRRRVNEAGYLEIKTPMIMDRSLWEASGHWQNYRENMFTTESEKRDYAIKPMNCPGHVQVFNHGLRSYRDLPLRYAEFGSCHRNEASGALHGLMRVRGFVQDDAHIFCTEDQFIAESIAFNELAMSVYKDFGFDQISIKLSLRPDQRAGTDETWDRAEQGLRDALTACGLAWEELPGEGAFYGPKIEYHIKDALGRSWQCGTLQLDMVLPERLGAEYVAEDNGRRRPVMLHRAIVGSMERFLGILIEHHAGAMPAWLAPVQAIVMNIAENQADYAGSLAQSLQKQGLRVEADLRNEKISYKIREHALEKVPYLLVVGDKEREAQTVAVRARGGVELGVMPVEAFVEHLQQDLRAFK
- the infC gene encoding translation initiation factor IF-3, translated to MATDKSSHRINGEINAPEVRLVGVDGEPIGIVKLADAFRKSEELDVDLVEIAPQAVPPVCRLMDYGKFKYQESKKQHEAKLKQKVIQVKEVKFRPGTDDGDYNVKLRNLVRFLEEGDKTKITLRFRGREMAHQEIGMRMLERLRTDLDEVGQVEQMPKMEGRQMIMVLAPKKKK